The DNA window TGTCCATGTTCTCCATGGGTCTGGCAGAAAAGCTGTCTGAAGTTGAGCCTTTCAAGACCACCTTCCTGGTTGGCGTAATGAACCGGGCTTGGCCCTATAGCTTGTTTGTGGCCGCGATTCTGGGCGTATCCATCTTCATCGAGCGCCCGTACTGTAAGTACATCTGCCCGTTGGGCGCGTCGCTGGCCATGCCCAGCACTTTCCGCTGGTTTGGTCTCAAGCGCAAGCAGGACTGCAACAGCTGCAAGGCCTGCGCCGTGGGTTGTGGCGCGCAGGCGATTGATGCCGATGGCCGTATCGACCACCGCGAGTGCCTGCACTGCCTCGATTGCATGATTTTGTACACCGACACCAAGGGCTGCCCGCCGCTCGCCAAAGAGCGCAAGCGCCGCGAAAAAGACGGCCTGGAGATCACGCCCATTGGCGCGAATGGCTATTTCATTCCTATCCATCCGGCGGCAAGTTTCACCGAGCAGATCAGCGCCAAGGCGGCCAATGGCCCCGACCCCCGCATGCCTACCGAACCTGTGGCGCCCTGGCACAAGGCAGGCGAATCGAGCCTGAAGTGGGTCATCATGGAAGTGCGTGACCATCTCTGGCCCTGGAGCGCCGAGGGCTGGCACAGCCAGCGCGCGCTGCAGATTGCAGGGTTCTCCCTGGCTGTGGCCGCCACGGTGGCGTGGGTCATGACGGCCATGGGCACGCTGTCGTCCGGTGCCATCATTGGCTGGTGGTTTGGCTGGAGCGTGTACGAAGTGCTGATCCGCCTGTCGGGCCGCCGCTACGTCAAGGATGGTCCATGGTGGCGCGGCAACTACCGTGCGGCAGGAGTGATGGACATGATGAGCTACGTGGGTTTCAAGAACCTGCTGATCGGCGCAGCGCTGTTCCTGGTGCTCAAGTCGATGGGCTGGCTGATCCCATGACGCATGGTTTAGTGCGCGCCTCCCTTGTTGCGCTGCTGGGTCTGAGCGCGGCATGCCTATCTTGGGCAGCCACCATCCGGGTGCAACCCGGCCAGGATCTGGCGGCTGCCGTCCAGTCGGCGGCGCCCGGCGACGTGGTCGAGGTGCAGCGCGGCATGTACCGCGCCAACCTGCTGATCGACAAGCCGCTCACGCTGCGCGGCATCCACCGCCCCACGCTCAGCGGCGGGCTGACCGGCGACACCATCCGCGTGACGGCGCCCGACGTGGTGATCGAGGGCCTGATCGTGCGCGACTCGGGCAGCAGCCTCAAGGAGCAGAACGCCGGCATCTACCTCTATCCCGGCGCGCACCGCGCCGTGGTGCAAAACTGCGACCTGACCTACAACCTGTTTGGCCTGTGGATCGAAAAGGCCAACGACGTGCGCATCGAGGGCAACCTCATTACTGGCAAGCGCGAGTTCGATTCGGCCCAGCGCGGCAACGGCATCCAGCTCTACAACACCCAGCGTGCGCAGATCCTGCACAACAACATCGGCTTCGTGCGCGATGCGCTGTATGTGGACGTGTCGCACCACGCCGTCTTCCGTGGCAACAAGCTGCACCACAGCCGGTACGGCACGCACTACATGACCTCGTACTACAACGTCTGGGAAGACAACGAGACCTACTACAACCGGGGCGGCCTGGCGCTGATGGAGGTGCGCGAGCAGACCGTACGCAACAACCGCGCCTGGGGCAACTCCGACCACGGCATCATGCTGCGCTCGGTGCAGGACGCGGTGGTCGAGGGCAACGTGGTGGCCGGCAACAACCGGGGGTTTTTCATCTACGACGTCGAATACGCCGTGTTGAAAAACAACCTGGTGGTGGACAACGTCGTCGGCGTGCACCTCTCGGCCGGTTCCACGCGCAACGTGGTCGAGGGCAACGACTTCATCGGCAACCGCGAACAGGTGCGCTATGTGGGCGCCCGCGATGAGCCCTGGGGCGTCGAAAGCGGCAACCACTGGAGCAACTACCTGGGCTGGGACCGCAACGGCGACGGCGTGGGCGACGTGCGCTACGAGGCCAACGACATGGTGGACCGGCTCAGCTGGCGCTACCCGAGCATGAAACTGTTGCTGGCCAGCCCCGCGGTGCAGGCGCTGCGCCTGGTGGGCCAGCAATTTCCGGTCTTGCGCGTGCCTTCGGTCGTTGACCCCAAGCCGCGCATGGTTCCGACACACAAGAATTGGAGTGAGTGGCGTGGCAAGCATTTCCCCGGTCAGTAACGGCATGGCGGTTTCGCTGCGTGGCGTGACCAAACATTACGGCGCCTTGCATGCGGTCGACGGCGTCGATCTGGACATCGCGCGTGGCGAGATTTTTGGCCTCATCGGCCACAACGGCGCGGGCAAAAGCACGCTGTTCAAAATGATGCTCGGCCTGGTGCCGGCCACCAGCGGCGAGATTTTGGTCGGTGGTGCTTCGGTGCGCGGGCGTGGTTTTCGCGCCGCGCGCCGCCACCTGGGTTACCTGCCCGAGAACGTGGTGCTGTACGACAACCTGAACGGCCTCGAAACCCTGCGTTTTTTTGCCAAGCTCAAGGGCGCGCCCCTGGCGCAGTGCCAGCCGGCCCTGGAGCGCGTGGGCCTGGCCCATGCCGGCAAGCGCCCGGTGCGCGAATACTCCAAGGGCATGCGCCAGCGCCTCGGGTTTGCGCAGGCGCTGTTGGGCGCGCCCCAGGTGCTGTTTCTGGACGAGCCCACCAGCGGCCTCGATCCGCAGGCCATCCGCGACTTTTATGCCACGCTGCGCGGCCTGCAGGCCGAGGGCGTGACCATCATCATCACCTCGCACATCCTGGCCGAGCTGCAAGAGCGCGTCGGGCGCCTGGCGATTTTGTCGGCCGGCAAGGTGCAGGCCGTGGGCAGCGTGCAGGCGCTGCGCGAGCAAACCGACATGCCGCTGGTGTTTGAGCTACAAATCGAAGCGGGTGACACGCCCGCCGTGGCGCAGGCGCTGGTGCACGCCACGGCGGCCATCCCCGAGTCGACCGCCCTGGGCTTGCGCCTGGCCTGCCCGCGCGAACGCAAGATGGCCGTGCTGGCCGCGCTGGCGCCC is part of the Simplicispira sp. 125 genome and encodes:
- a CDS encoding nitrous oxide reductase family maturation protein NosD, translated to MTHGLVRASLVALLGLSAACLSWAATIRVQPGQDLAAAVQSAAPGDVVEVQRGMYRANLLIDKPLTLRGIHRPTLSGGLTGDTIRVTAPDVVIEGLIVRDSGSSLKEQNAGIYLYPGAHRAVVQNCDLTYNLFGLWIEKANDVRIEGNLITGKREFDSAQRGNGIQLYNTQRAQILHNNIGFVRDALYVDVSHHAVFRGNKLHHSRYGTHYMTSYYNVWEDNETYYNRGGLALMEVREQTVRNNRAWGNSDHGIMLRSVQDAVVEGNVVAGNNRGFFIYDVEYAVLKNNLVVDNVVGVHLSAGSTRNVVEGNDFIGNREQVRYVGARDEPWGVESGNHWSNYLGWDRNGDGVGDVRYEANDMVDRLSWRYPSMKLLLASPAVQALRLVGQQFPVLRVPSVVDPKPRMVPTHKNWSEWRGKHFPGQ
- a CDS encoding ABC transporter ATP-binding protein, which codes for MAVSLRGVTKHYGALHAVDGVDLDIARGEIFGLIGHNGAGKSTLFKMMLGLVPATSGEILVGGASVRGRGFRAARRHLGYLPENVVLYDNLNGLETLRFFAKLKGAPLAQCQPALERVGLAHAGKRPVREYSKGMRQRLGFAQALLGAPQVLFLDEPTSGLDPQAIRDFYATLRGLQAEGVTIIITSHILAELQERVGRLAILSAGKVQAVGSVQALREQTDMPLVFELQIEAGDTPAVAQALVHATAAIPESTALGLRLACPRERKMAVLAALAPFGTRVLDIKMHEPSLEDVFFGFSD